The genomic stretch CCACCCGATTTAAATGGACGGACGAAAACACGaaataaatggatgatggatgaaaTAAATGGATGACGGATGGATGATGGATGAAGTTAAATCCAACCCGTCATCCATCCGCCAATCAATATTCTtccttttttgaaaaaaaaatacatatttaTATAAAACTTAAGTTAGCCAATACTAATTTACTTACTTTTTATATGTTCAAGCAAACATTAAGTTACAAGATTTTAAAGCACTTAgtttaatactccctctgtcccggtcatttgttatctttttccattttggggtgtctcagtcatttgttgtcctttctattttaagaatgaacttgatgaacaatttgatcattcacactcaatttgttccacttgtcatttaataattggttCCCtcctttttccttgttctttgtgtcaaaaccaaatgacaacaaatgaccgtgacggagggagtactaattTACCTTACATATTTTTGGGTGAAATAAAATTCAATACTTTTTTAGccttataaatataattaaatcaTCACCCATTTATtacccgatccacccgtttcatccgCGGATGATGGATGGACGGGTGATGGATGATAAGTTTCGAGGATAATGAATGGGTTGGATGAGGTTTTTAATGTGATGATGATAAGTTTCCCGATCAATTGACATCCACCAATACCATACTCATCAAGCAATTTGTCAACATCTTCACTTACTTGAACCCCAACAAATGAGAAATTGGACCGGCCCATAAAGTTTCTTAGAGATTGGGGAAGGTAGTCCAAGTAGAAAAGTTGAACAATTAGACACACAGGGCTAGACCTGGAAAAGCCGGCCCGAAactcgaattgacccgacccgacctagACCCGAACCGAAACTTGATTGACCCAATATTGACCCGACCCAAGATGACCCGATCCAATCCAGACTCGATCTGAAACTTGATTGACCCAGTGTTGACCCAACCCAAGATGACCCGATCCAAAATGACTTAAAGTGACCCAAAATTAGCCAAAACGACAAGTACTAAGTCAAATTAATGCTATTTACCAAATAGAGTTTCATTTGTTACAATCATCCCttataaatagttaaatttgcaaaataatATTTCGTAATCAAAATAGTACTCCCTTCCacccagaccaaaggttacattgactttttggcactatttGCGGTCGTagagaatctttgatattattattaatctataagagaaaatatagttatgtgagatcttgtttggttTATCGTCACGTCTCGACAAATGTGATAGAGTCATTGTAACCTTTGGTAtagatgggagggagtattaataaAGTGTTTTAGCCATTGACCCGAAAACGACCCGACTCAAAATGACTCATACccgacccgaagtgacccgacaaAAGGTCAcccaaaaatgacccaaaacccaaaatgacccgcccatttgaatccaaaatatatgacaaacccgaaatgacccaacCCAGACCCGAATGACCATTTACCACCTCTACACAGTGCCGATGCATCATGATTCATGAATCATAGGGTAGTTGAGAAATTAGGAGTGATAGTAGTTGAGTACTTGACTACATTTTCCAgcaatacataataataataataataatccaattttaatttttattatttgcgatgttgatgatgatgacgatgacgatgataCTCAGAAACTCAGGTACCCTTCGTCGCCTTTCCCCTTTTACATATCGATTTCATTCCCAATTTGTTGTTGTCGACGACCCCCGATTGTTTCTGGATTCCGTTAGAGAACAATGCCGGTTAGGGTTTTCTAGAATTGATATCCCCGTTTCTATATATCATCAGTTGAACTATCTTCGCCCTCGTCCTTCTATTATCGTCTTCAATCAGCTGTTTACTGCTATGTCTAAGATTCAACCCCATCCCCCTTTCTCTACTGTCATTACTCTCTTTAATCACCTTGAATTGTCTGGTCGCCGCCCCGATATGCATTCCATTGGTATTCTCGCCAAGTGTTATTCTTCCTTGGGCCGTGTTGATTTTGCCTTCTCTCTCCTTGGTAAGCACATTAAGCTTGGCTATCCACCTaatattgtcattatcactaCCTTACTCAATGGTTTAATTGATTCCGATAAATTACGCCAAGCTGTTCAATTTTTGGATAAAATCGTCAAGCTTCAGATACAACCCTCCCTAGTTACTTATGGCTCTATGTTTAGAGGTCTTTGCAATTCTGGCGACAATGATGGTGCTCTCCGCTTGCTCCGAAATATGGAATCTAAAGCCCCTTTTAAGCCTGGTGTTGTCATTTATAACACCTTAATTGATAGCCTTTGTAAAGACCGTCTGTTACCTCAAGCCCTTAGCCTTTTCAACGAGATGAAAGCCAAGAGCATTCTGCCCGATGTCGTAACCTATACTTCCTTAATTCGAGGGGTCTGTAATTTAGGGTGTTGGGATCATGCCAAAGAACTCTTGACTGAGATGCTGGACAACAACATTTCTCCCAATATTGAAACCTACAGTACCTTAGTTGACAGTTACTGTAAAGAGGGAAATGTGGATGAAGCAAGGGCTATTTTTGAATTCATGACTAAGAGAGGTGTGCGCCCTAACATTATTACCTACAATGCTTTTTTGGATGGGTACTGCTTGCGTGGAGAGATGAGGGAGGCAGAAAAGCTCCTGGATGTTATGGTGAAAGATGGTGTCATGCCTGATGTTGTGACTTTCAACAGCCTAATTAATGGATATTGCAAGTCTAAAAAGGTGGACAAAGCTTTGGAGATGTGCCATGATAGGTATCTTAAAGGAACACATATAATGCCAGATGTTTTCAGCTATAACACCATAATACATGCCTTGTGCAAGGATGACAGACTCCAGCATGCAGTCCAGCTTTTTAAAGATATGCAAGATCGAGGTGTGGCACCCGACGTGTTCACTTACACTGCATTGCTTGACGGCCTTTTAAGAAATGCACAAATTGATGCGGCGATCTCCTTACGTGAAGAGATGGAGAATAATGGAGTGGCACCTAATATTGTTACATACAATACCATAATTAATGGCCTTTGTGAAGCCGGGCGACTAGTTGAAGCAACAAAGGTGTTCTCTACTCTTGTGGCCAAGCGATTGCCGCCAAATGTAACTACCTATAATATTCAAATCAAAGTTTTATGTAGGCAAGGGTTGTTAGGTGATGCAGCCAAATTATTAAAGGAGATGGCGGATAATGGATGTTCTCCAAATGAACGCTGCTACAATACAATAATTAAAGGATTTCTCAATGCCAATGATATTGCGATGGCTTTGGATCATCTTCAGACTATGACGATCCAAGGATTTGCTGCTGATGCGGACACATCTTCTTTATTTCTCAGCTTTCTCACTTCCCCTAATGTTACTGTATCAGACAAAGCCTTGCTTCGAAAGTATTTTCTACAGAATAATGGTATGTGGCTCTTTGCTATTTTGATGCCTATGACGTTAGTGAAAAGTCAACGATGTTTAATAAATGGCTTCATGTCAAATAAAGAACTGACCAGGTTTATAAAGCAAAAGCAGCGGTAGTCACTACTGTTTCCTTCTGTATTTTCTCCAATTTATTTATATTATTGCCTGTACAAAGTAAATAACAAATTGATGTATATTTAATTATGGCTAATGTTTTTCCTATAGgttgttttgatttaattgggGTTATTTCATCAGTTGCTTAATTGCTATTCTAGCTTAGTTTTATTAGGTTCTGTACAAAGTAAATACCAAATAACTGAATTGTACATACATACTCCATTTTGATAAGTCAAACACTATAACCAGTTGTCAGCTGCAAGGTGTTGAAATTGATCAGttttaaaatctatcttttagtaGCAGATGTTATCCTTTATCCTACTGCTGATGTTTTGCACTTTTCTAGGCATATGCTTATCGTATTTTGATGGCATAATCTTAGGTTTTGCTACGATTTATAACACAGTGAGACATATGCTTGTTGAGTTTGCGCATTGCTTGCTGTATTTTTATagtcctcttttttttttttttttttttttttttttttttttaattatttcacaGTTCCGAATTTGTTCATCATATGATCATACAACTTATTGGTTAGGTGGAAATCTATATGTCACATTTGTCATTGAGTGTTTGTCAAGTCTCGATTGCTAGCGGTGAAGTTGATGGTTTGGTCAGGTTTAATACCATTAATTGGTTACTACTTCTATTGTCTTGTCCTTGAGTTTGGCTTGTGTGTCTCTTTATTagtacatcatcatcatcatcatcatcatctagtCATTGGTGAACTTACTTGATTTAAGATCTTTTCTGTGGCTAAGCTACTTTGCAGGGCCTTACTCCTTAGGGGTCGTTCCTTTGTAAAGTTTCGTCTTGTGAGAATGGAATAATGGAGGCTATGACATAGTTTGAGATGTACTTTGCATTTATTTAAATGGCTGCTCTCTATAACCCTAAGCCTCTCCCTTTTCTtctgtttttttttatatatatatatttcttgTTAAATTATTTGTGCATTGATGTTTTGATGATAAGTTATGAGCAACAATTGATGAAACTAAGTTGATCATTGCTTATTTACTAAATATCAGGGTAAGAAAAAGAGAAGGGAAGACCCAGGGCGTGCTTGAAGCTGTGTGAATGCCAAATAAACAAGAATTAACAAGTACGATGGGTGTTACTGTGTTTACACCCATTGATGGCCTTCCGCTGCATAAAGAAATAGAGTATAGCGTGTGGTCCCTCAGTACATTGTCATAGCTGATGGATGTGGTGAGTTAGCGGGGCTAGTTGGGGAAACGTTTGAGCTGTTATTTTTACTTTATAGCAAAGAGGCTGCAGTCTTGCAGCCGTGTATAGATACCTGGGCGCTATTAAAAGATGCACGTTGCTATAGAACTATCAAAGAAAACAGAAGACGTTACATGTGCCCCTAATGCTTCACTTCTTATGAACatcaggtaatttcttatcttattgttaatGAGTTGGAAAGGCTCTAATGTTTACAAGTGTCCTGGATGACAAATGCTTTGCAGCTAGTGATGGAACTACTAGATTAACATAATGTTAAGAAACGTAAATAAGGCTGACCTGCAGTTGTTTTAGAGGAATGCCATGGGGTTGTATGGGCTGATTTGGATTTTTTTGGCAACCTGAATCGCGCTTGCTTCTGAATCTTTGATTTAACTTCTTAATGCTCCTTCTGCTTGATTTAAAGCAAACAGCTTTTCCTCCATCATATCCGCAAAATGTTTGTTGGTATCCCTTAACCGTAGAGATGGAAAGGTGATAAGAATTTTAGCATTCATAAAGTGAAGCAAGCGGTAGATCCTTTCCTGTTTTGGAAGACAGGTATATTATCTGTATCTTGATTTCGAATGTTGTCTAGTTTAAGATGCTTAGCTTATTTTCTTTTTTCAACATTTCTTCTGTTTACGATGGCGAATATGTCGCTGACATGGATTCTCTTATTATTTGAGATGTTCAAGGAGATTGTTTTTAAGTTGAGTCTCTTCGGGACAATTGCTGTAAGCCTATCATAATTCCTCCCTACCTTTACGACTCCATCCCCAATAAATCTACACTCCAATTATTTCGTCCTCTTTCGACTCAACATAAATCCACGAGATTCTAGTGTTTTCCTCCAAAGTTCAAGCTTTCTTGTAACTCCAAATATTTACATTCTGATTCATGGTCATGAAGTTTGACAGTAATGTTTACACTGGTTGCCACAACTCTACCGCAAGCCCTCTCCTTTATAGGGGGCGACAATGAATATTGCCGATTCACATACAACTGTTGTGCATGATTTCTGAATTGGCTGCTATAGTGCTTCAGAAACACGGTTTAACAAGGTCTCATGGCTAAACAAGTTACGGTCTCCTcctgtcatagataatgtttttaATCGTTTTATATAGATTACTTCTAACCATTTTACGGCTCCACATTATACTTGCCGTAAAATTGTGTTGCAATAGGCTTACTGATTTCGTGTAGCATCAGGTTTAGTCATTCCAGAACAAGTGTAGCCGGGTTTCTAACCTTCACCTCCGATACAATGTTCAATATATTCGAGTTTATATTAGATTTGAATCTTATTTCGGATGAAGTTGTATCGAAGTACTTTGTACCAAACAGTTTATGAATGCATATAATGCGTATTGCAACATATGAAATGATACTCAAAGGAAGCTATGATAATACGACTAGGAAAAAATAACAAGTTGGATTGAAGATTGGAACGATACATAGAAGATTATCAAAGGGGTTTCGACTACACTTCCATCAACCCCTATTAATCCTCACAGGTCATAATGAATTTTTAGTTAAATAGGAGGTGGCCAAGCCTAAAGGAAGCATAAGCATCAATACAAGCATACTGAATTTGTTCCATACTCAGCACCTCAGCTTGCCAATCAGTCAAAGTCACGCGCTTACTCTTGTCCATACGAAGTCCCAGTAAATCAAATGCCAAATCTTTCAAAGCATAAGCATCAATACAAGCATACTGAATTTCGTGACGTAGCCAATTTGGTGAACCTCGTTATATTTGTGTCCCTATTATTCTTGTCTTTTATTATTGTGTGTGTGGTCAAATATATGCAAGATCGAGGTGTGGCGCCGGAATGTGTTCACTTACAATACATTGCTGAATGGCCTTTTAAGAAATGCACAGATTGATGCGGCAATCTCCCTACGTAAAGAGATGGAGAATAATGGAGTGGCTCCTGATATTATTACATATAATACCATAATTAATGGCCTTTGTGAAGCTGGGCGACTAGATATTATGGTGAAAACAAACGAGTGTAATTTGTTAAAGTGCTTCGGTGTTGCAAAAACTGATGGCCATTTCCTTGTGTTGAGAAGTGTTCTTTGGTGATTGTTATTGGTTTTATCAGTGATGTTATTGATGAACACACAGAATGCTTTGGTGATTGTTAGTCTTCAACTTACTAGTGATTTAATCAGAATCTGATAGGTATTCAAAGAGCATTGTTAATGGTTATCTATGTCCATTTCCAGCATGTGTGGCTTTCTTTACGGTCGTTATTGTAGTAGTTTATTTGGAAGCTGTTTCAGATTAAGAAATATGCTTGTTAAGTTTGCCGAATTGATTGCTGAATTTCTATAACCCTCTTTTGATAAATTCACAATTCTGAATTTGTTCATCATACAATTGCTCATTCTTCTGTTTCTTCAGTGAATCACAAGTTAGATATTccctccattccacttttattgtcctCTTTTTGTGATTTTCATATTCCAAATTAATTGTCCCATCTCTAAATATAGCAAGTAAAAATGGTGAACTAACCAtttctactactactactacatcatcattaatatcatcgagtcactgGTCGGTCAAATTACTTGATTTACGTTCTTTTGTGCGGCTAAGCTCATTTTGCAGGGGCCATACCTCTGTAAAGTTTCGTTTTGTGACTTAGTGAGAATGGAATAATGAAGGCCATGACATATTTAAATAAATGGCTGCTAGTTTTCTCTATAAGCCTAAGCCTCTGCCTTttcatctgttttttttttttttatatatattttcttGTTAAATTATTTGTACATTGATGGCAAGTTATGAGCAACAATTGATGAAGCTAATTTGATCATTGCTCGTTTACTAAATATCAGGGGAAGAGGAAGAGAACGAATGAAGCATGGTGTGATTGGAAACTGAGAAGCTTTGTGAATGCCAAATAAACAAGTATAAGCAAGGTGTAATTGTGTTACACAAATCATGGTCGCTGACATTCTCAAGCTCTGTGAATGCACGGGGTTGTTGCTTCTGACTCTTGGTTTTAAAGCAAACAACAGATCCATCTGTATCTTGGTTACGACTTCTAAGCTCCACAACTTCACCTCTGATACAATGTACATGTACTCAAATGTATTGATGCTTGCTTAATATGATGCCTGTGCCCGATCAGTTACGTAAGAGTTACTAGCACTCTAGCAGCCTTTTGTGTGCCCGTAGAGGCTATATTTGATTTGAATCATATTTCGGATGAAGTTGTATTGAAATACTTCGTAACAAACAGTTTATGATTGCAGGTAATGCATATtgcatgaaatgaaatgaaacatTTGATCGGAGATATATTGCCCTGGTCTTTTGATTATGCGATGCTGAATTTATTGAGCAATTCATTTTGTTCATTATTGTAAGGATTTTCGGTTAAGCTTAGCTTAGAACTTTTACTACAAAACATTGGACAATAAGAACCGCCTCATACAAATAATAGAAAGATTTTAAAAATGTtaaaccaacaaaggaaatatagTACTAAAACTCTCTCGACATTTCAAAATAACGATTCATTTCGCTTACATTTCATAACAAGAAAACAATCAAAAGCATAAACTTTTTTTCTTAACTTAAAACACGTAAATTCTTGATTCCGCCACGAAATCATTCATAACTTCCTCGTAAACATTCATGCTTTCCCTCAAAAGAAAGACCTAATCCATCCCTACATGAAAAAACTACGACCGATCATATAAGAAGCATAAGCATCAATACAAGCATACTCAACTTGCTCCACACTAAGCACCCTTGCTTGCCAATCACTCCTACAAACATGCATTGGTTTCGGCATATAAAGCCCCACAACATCGCGAGCAAGCGTCTTTAGACCGGGCCTCCGATACCACTTAAAGGGCCATTTCTCCATGGCATAGGCTTGAATATCCTTAGTAGAACCACAAGCAATTCCATACTCATCAAGCAACTTTTCAACATCTTCACCTACTTGGACCCCAACAAATGTGAAATTGGGCCGGCCCATGAAGTTTCTTAAGGATTGGGGTATGTAATCCAAGTAAAAAAGTTGCACAATTAGACACTTTGTGCCAATGCATAGTTGAAGTGTTGCTGATTTGTTGCTCAATGTTGATATTACATTGGGCCTCCATTCTATGTCTAGCCCAACCACCGTTGATCGACCGCCAACGTCGTTCATAATCTTGTCAACCCACTCGTCGATGATAGCCGCCTTGTTTGTTACCGTCGTGACAATGGTTTTCCCTTCAAAACTcacattttgagtagtactcatTTATTTTTTTTGGCAAAATGTTTTTAATTACTAATTAGTAGTAGATTAAGTATGAACTATGAAGTGGAGTATTATGGATAATAATAATCTTATCTATATATAGAGAATGTAATATGGTTGGTGAATTTATTTACATTAATAGTACAATTTAATTAGAGATATAATAAACACCAATGAAAAAATAAAAGTGGTTGGATAATTTGTGAACATTGGGATAGTGCATGTTAATATCAATATCAATGTTTAAAAAGTTAATACATGAACATTACCGAGTAGAGCATGCAACTGTAAACATATTCCCAATAACTTCATTAATTAATTTTCAACTTTATGAACTTTGTAAAGATTTTCTACAAGATAATTTGTCCAATATATGTTCACTctaggaaattagggtttatcaaaatttcaattttcaattacTCTGGAATAAGACCGTTGTATTCGTACAACTTAAAAAGATTTCGTAAGTGATGTATATGCATTAAAAAGATAGGAAGTACTCCATGGTGTATGTTTACGACGATTTTACATGAGTTTTTGTCTACGATTGTAATTTCTCTGTAGTATTATGTCTCATTAATCATGACAATTGACACAGTTGTCTATAACGAATAGTTGAGTTAGGCGGGTTAGTAAAGATGCCTGCCTCCTTGAAggatgaaaaatataatgtttgtagttaaatttttaaaaatttcaaGTTTAGCTTATGGCCTTGTTCATTTGTTCACATTGAAATTTTTCAGTTTTATTTAGTCAAAATTTATACTTCTCCACTAAATAGAGCTATATTAAAACCTTTGAAAATTGTTGTATGAACTCACCCCCAAGAGACTATTTCCCAATTTATTGTAAATGTCAcgataaatatatcaaagatttTAGATATATTAAATAGATATACTAAATAACTCGAGCATGCTATTTCCTACATTTTCTAAATGGAGCGAAGTCTCAActaaatttttttctttttaatcaaTTGAATCGGTTTTATGTCCAACTTAATTTCCTCAAAAAAATTAAACAATGTTAAATAAACAAAAGTTTATTTTACAATGTGATTATAATAACTTTCAAAGTGGTATACAAAATCATTTTGACGTGGTGATCAAGACTTGAATTTAATATCTTGTGTCACACTGTCCTGTCACGGTGTTACTCTAATATAATCACATTATTCACAAAATCACACCTTAGTAGCTTCACATAGACACATACTCATATTTACAACAAGAATTAAGAATGTATATACAAAATTGCAAATCAAACAATGAGAAAAACTCCATGACATTGGTTTGTcacaaatttttatttaagacggataatttaaGACGAgtaaaattcatacaaaattgcAAATCAAACAATGAGAAAAAGTCCATGGCATTGGTTTGGAGGCATTAACAAAGCGCATAAACAAAAAGCATGCCCACAAAAAAAGAGATTGAAAGAAAAAAAGAGCAAGAAAGAGCAGAATGGCAAGGTCAGAACTCAGAAGGAAAGAGGAAAGATGTGAAACATTTTGGCTTTCTTAAATGGAAGCACATGGCTGCATGTGAGCATATGGGTCTATCTGCACATGCCTTAATACAAGTGAAAAAATAATCGGAAAATACATACGGTGTCCTTGAGGTTTAACATTTTATTCGAAATACCCAATTTTCTAATTCGGAAACTCTAAAAAGTCATAATTCGTGTTTACGAGTTTagaaaatgataaaaaaaaaaaaatcaaatcgatTATCTTTTCGAGTACTActatttgaaaaaaaattgtcgtTTTTGAAAGAAAATCTATAtctttatactcaacatattcatatatgttttatgttaatttagtcataaaattaaatggtgatcttatgcatgcaaacaataaaataataaagaagaaatctttattcttacattgagaatttcggtttatatgggcacaagagagttctcctactctcttgttcttgagctctccttgatggatgaacaaggatccaagaagagaatccctcccaaaagtattatacccaagacaacaacttaataaaattaatactattattactagaacaataataattttgtataaaaattgacccaaaaatatttgattttggtctcttaaaaccggttaagagagaaggaagaggaaggtttttatctttctaaaatttcTTATTTTTAGATGGATGATAGAATGAATTTTTCACTAGTTAACATTATAGTGAATATTAGGTAAATAATAGAGCAAAACTCTTGGCTTTGCTCCATCAAAAACCGGGTAAAAAGGGGGAAgagaagggaccaatgcatgcactagttgttcttcacaataatcactaggtttgcatggctagaatattagggaaatcattatgcttaccactcacacaataaacataatatttccttaatcctcccattattttcggttaacatggataaaatggactccattttatctttgtcaatttgtcaatttgtcatatgtcacatgtcacataaaattgttatgtatttttatcatattaaaaatcaacgtattaataaaaatacgtcatatacaaaaatcgactcagtaattcacaattacttgtaccaaaataatttaccaattataaattacaacatcttctacttataatattttattcattcaaattgcaattgttttcttaaacaataatttcatctaagtaataaaacaattcgattacttagaccgtatcttatttaatcaaatttcaataagacatgtaaatattacttccaaaatcgtctgtcaattttaagtaatttaattgacccgtatcgtcatacgatcaattaaatgatcaattaagtgtgttatcctttaggtatgacctaaggggatcaactgatcaccaccgtctcatgacagtaatgtcaaactctagtcaaccaatcattaccgatatgtgtggaccagttgacagtaaaatattacttcccaattatattctttataatgagacttaaacatgtgatcatcatgatcaacagttgtgatcgcattattgtcggaggacacatattccaacagtttttggatcccgtggctaggagtttttgtatATCAAAGTTTTTTTGACTGAACAAACTTTGACAGACCATCTCTTGGTCACGAATTTCAAACACGACAAATCTTTTTTCAAGTCGCGGTTCTCGAAAATatgatcaatttgaaaaaaaatcgtcacttttGTGCtcttaaacacgagttatgacctcttaaagttttccggatcGAAATACGCAAAAGTGGTAATTAAGCCCCCTAActttgttcaattgtgaaattaggccccataagttttatttggagcaatcaagccccttaagtttcaccaaatgtgaaattcaaccccattttcttaattttcttaattttcaccaaattcttataTTAAAATCACTTTTAATAGAATTTATCAAAtgtaaaatattttgttttataattttagaacttttatatatctatattaaatattgagattttttttgaattttatagtaTATAGACAATTTATTATATACGTACGAAtactatataaattataaataatttactaaatatgtatgtaaaagtgtcattcaatgattaataaattatgtagaaattcgtaaagttgcaattagtaatttttagtatttaataaattgtttaatagtaatataaaatgtttttaattaaaattcttgtgaaaattttaaaaatggggttgaatttcacttttggtgaaacttaaggggcttgattgctccaattgaaacttatggggcctaatttcacaattgaccAAAGTTAAGGGGTTTAATTACCACTGATCCAATATGTGTATTTCGGGCAAAATATCAAAACCTCAAAAACACCGCATGAATTTTCCGAAAAATAAAAccataaaaaaaaaggaaaaggaagtATCCTTAATCAATAAGGCCATTTAATTTATTTGTTGAAATGTTTCTCAGCAAAATGCACTcttttaaataaaataattaatgagATGAAATTTTCTTCAGTTAAAtttttatcattgtgttttgCTAATATATAATCACGCCATAAAACTATAAAATTAGACACATAAACTA from Silene latifolia isolate original U9 population chromosome 5, ASM4854445v1, whole genome shotgun sequence encodes the following:
- the LOC141657682 gene encoding uncharacterized protein LOC141657682, with protein sequence MLMMMTMTMILRNSGTLRRLSPFTYRFHSQFVVVDDPRLFLDSVREQCRLGFSRIDIPVSIYHQLNYLRPRPSIIVFNQLFTAMSKIQPHPPFSTVITLFNHLELSGRRPDMHSIGILAKCYSSLGRVDFAFSLLGKHIKLGYPPNIVIITTLLNGLIDSDKLRQAVQFLDKIVKLQIQPSLVTYGSMFRGLCNSGDNDGALRLLRNMESKAPFKPGVVIYNTLIDSLCKDRLLPQALSLFNEMKAKSILPDVVTYTSLIRGVCNLGCWDHAKELLTEMLDNNISPNIETYSTLVDSYCKEGNVDEARAIFEFMTKRGVRPNIITYNAFLDGYCLRGEMREAEKLLDVMVKDGVMPDVVTFNSLINGYCKSKKVDKALEMCHDRYLKGTHIMPDVFSYNTIIHALCKDDRLQHAVQLFKDMQDRGVAPDVFTYTALLDGLLRNAQIDAAISLREEMENNGVAPNIVTYNTIINGLCEAGRLVEATKVFSTLVAKRLPPNVTTYNIQIKVLCRQGLLGDAAKLLKEMADNGCSPNERCYNTIIKGFLNANDIAMALDHLQTMTIQGFAADADTSSLFLSFLTSPNVTVSDKALLRKYFLQNNG